The following proteins are encoded in a genomic region of Arachis ipaensis cultivar K30076 chromosome B02, Araip1.1, whole genome shotgun sequence:
- the LOC107625526 gene encoding 60S ribosomal protein L13a-4 has protein sequence MVSGSGICASRVVVDARHHMLGRLASIVAKELLNGQKVVVVRCEEICISGGLVRQKMKYMRFLRKRMNTKPSHGPIHFRAPSKIFWRTVRGMIPHKTKRGEAALARLKVFEGIPPPYDKTKRMVIPDALKVLRLQKGHKFCLLGRLSSEVGWNYYDTITELEKKRKEKAHLLYERKKQLNKLRVKAEKVAEEKLGSQLDILSPVKY, from the exons ATGGTGTCGGGTTCAGGGATATGCGCATCACGGGTGGTGGTGGATGCAAGGCACCACATGCTTGGTCGTCTGGCATCAATAGTGGCGAAGGAGCTTCTGAACGGTCAGAAGGTTGTGGTGGTTAGGTGCGAGGAGATCTGCATTTCCGGTGGGCTCGTGAGACAGAAAATGAAGTACATGAGGTTCCTCCGTAAGAGGATGAACACTAAGCCCTCTCATGGTCCCATCCATTTCCGTGCTCCTTCCAAGATCTTCTGGCGCACCGTTCGAGG TATGATACCACACAAGACAAAGCGTGGGGAAGCTGCACTTGCTCGTTTGAAGGTTTTTGAGGGAATCCCTCCTCCCTATGACAAGACAAAGAGGATGGTCATCCCTGATGCTCTGAA GGTTCTGAGGCTTCAGAAGGGACACAAATTCTGCTTGCTTGGTAGATTGTCATCTGAGGTTGGATGGAACTACTACGATACCATCACT GAGctggagaagaagagaaaggagaAGGCACATTTGTTGTACGAGAGAAAGAAGCAGCTCAACAAATTGAGGGTGAAAGCTGAGAAGGTTGCTGAGGAGAAGCTTGGGTCCCAACTTGATATCCTTTCTCCAGTCAAGTACTGA
- the LOC107627458 gene encoding uncharacterized protein LOC107627458 gives MEYCEYHKIYGHSTNDCYDLKNIIEKLARESRLERYLVERSDDQGKRKKKEEEDRSQRDQPTRTPDKHIHMIVGGFVGCGVTKSSCKRHLKGVYQVEEKDEVPELPIISFTKEDAQEITLGHDDPVVVTMILANTNLHRTLVDQGSSADILFTPALDKLELEENELRAYPDTLYGLGDTPIQPLGFIPLHTTFGKGMKSRTLSIDYIVVNVALAYNALIGRTTLNRLAIIVSTPHLCMKFPISKGITPIRGDQKLARRCNNENLNLCGCTKGKEINTIELRGVQTREKLRPQPD, from the coding sequence AtggaatactgtgaatatcataaGATATatgggcattccaccaacgattGTTACGACTTGAAAAATATAATAGAAAAACTGGCCAGAGAAAGTCGGTTAGAAAGGTACCTGGTAGAAAGATCTGACGATcaggggaaaagaaaaaaaaaagaagaggaagatagaAGTCAACGAGATCAGCCAACACGAACTCCTGACAAACACATCCACATGATAGTCGGAGGATTTGTGGGATGTGGAGTAACCAAGTCTTCCTGCAAAAGACATTTGAAAGGAGTTTATCAAGTTGAAGAAAAGGATGAAGTCCCCGAATTGCCTATTATTTCCTTCACAAAGGAAGATGCACAAGAAATAACACTAGGGCATGATGATCCCGTTGTAGTCACAATGATACTTGCCAATACAAATCTTCACAGGActttggtagaccaaggaagctcggccgACATCTTGTTTACGCCTGCCTTGGACAAGCTGGAATTGGAAGAAAATGAGTTAAGAGCATACCCTGACACTCTTTACGGGCTGGGAGACACACCCATCCAACCTCTTGGTTTCATTCCGTTGCACACCACTTTTGGTAAAGGAATGAAATCTCGAACTTTGAgtatagactacattgtagttaACGTAGCCTTAGCTTACAATGCCTTGATAGGTCGGACGACGTTGAACCGACTTGCTATAATCGTCTCTACTCCTcatctttgcatgaaatttcCGATTTCAAAGGGAATAACCCCCATAAGAGGAGATCAAAAATTGGCAAGGAGGTGTAACAATGAAAACTTGAACCTGTGCGGATGTACAAAAGGAAAAGAGATCAATACTATTGAACTCAGAGGTGTCCAAACACGAGAAAAGTTGAGGCCACAACCTGATTGA